The sequence CCAAGGACAACTCGGGTTTTAGAATTAGAGAAAAGTACAAACCTCCCTCCGGAGAGCTCCATTCACTTCCAACCCTTCCTCTCCCTCGTGTCTGTTTTTCAGCTATTACAAAAACATTTTTTGCCCCTTTTTCGGCGAGTTCTCTTGCGATATCCATTGTAGATTCAATTTCTTTAAAATAATAGCTTTCGAAGTCGAGCTCCCATGGGTAAGGTTTACGAGGTTCACTAATTAAGATGTAGCCCTTTGGGGTCGAAATTATAGAATAGCCCAGAGTTTTCAATTCGTTTATATGCTTCCAAACAGCTACACGGGATGTTTTAACTTCTCGGGCAATTTCATCACCCGAAACAACTTTTCTACACCTTAATTTTTTTAGTATTTCGCGTTTTATCGAGCTGTCTCTAATTGCTCCCTTCATGAAAATCGCTATGAAGTGAGAATTAAAAAGTTTTGAATTCGTTAACAAAAAAATTTTTAAAGTTAACAAAATTTTTACGATATGGGTGATAAGATGAAGGCTAGGGAGGTATCTTATGTTGGGCTCTTTGCGGCTTTAACGGCAGTCGGAGCTCAAATAGCAATTCCAATTGGCACTGTGCCAATAACGCTTCAAGTTCTATTTGTTTTGCTAAGTGGGTTAATCCTGGGAGCAAAACTGGGATTTTTAAGCCAAGTGGTGTACCTCTTCATGGGCGCCATAGGACTTC comes from Thermococcus litoralis DSM 5473 and encodes:
- a CDS encoding biotin--[acetyl-CoA-carboxylase] ligase, whose translation is MKGAIRDSSIKREILKKLRCRKVVSGDEIAREVKTSRVAVWKHINELKTLGYSIISTPKGYILISEPRKPYPWELDFESYYFKEIESTMDIARELAEKGAKNVFVIAEKQTRGRGRVGSEWSSPEGGLYFSLILKPELSLADVNRIVYPFLEALKEGLEDYGLPVEVAPNGNIFVNGKKIAGILVEVEGELDQVKYVIIGVGVNVNNPTPVNGTSMKEELKKEVDLLEFTRSLFTKIYKHLSAEAIF